From Daucus carota subsp. sativus chromosome 6, DH1 v3.0, whole genome shotgun sequence, the proteins below share one genomic window:
- the LOC108227538 gene encoding protein MODIFIER OF SNC1 11 yields the protein MATAGIPPSTGQKGGKNPVKTLINQSHVAPATSGITEKKILRADRFGIPVQLSEQEKRNSRSHRFGTGFGSNGSDDVNKSEKDKRKARADRFGLEQAVTSAEEEKKKARLARFAPVAKVDSVEEEKRKARALRFSELSSSLSGVNSEGIGAKAVVSIKEGGGM from the exons ATGGCGACTGCTGGTATTCCTCCTAGCACAGGGCAGAAAGGGGGTAAAAACCCTgtcaaaaccctaattaatcAATCTCACGTTGCTCCGGCTACTAGTGGTATCACTGAGAAAAAGATTCTCCGAGCAGATCGCTTCGGCATCCCCGTCCAGCTCTCTGAACAGGAGAAGCGCAATTCTCGCTCTCACAG GTTTGGCACTGGTTTCGGCTCAAATGGGTCAGATGATGTTAATAAATCTGAGAAGGATAAGAGGAAGGCTAGAGCAGATAG ATTTGGGCTCGAGCAAGCTGTGACTTCTGCTGAGGAGGAGAAAAAGAAGGCAAGGCTTGCCAGGTTTGCTCCAGTTGCTAAAGTGGATTCAGTGGAAGAAGAGAAAAGGAAAGCTAGGGCGCTCAG GTTCTCAGAGTTGTCAAGCTCATTATCTGGTGTTAATAGTGAAGGAATCGGAGCG AAGGCAGTTGTTTCTATCAAAGAAGGTGGAGGCATGTGA
- the LOC108227536 gene encoding probable protein phosphatase 2C 38, with protein MIKPCWKPSVEGDGSRRGGGDDNGRSNGLMWYKDLGSHVSGEFSMAVIQANNLVEDHSQLVSGPLSSQQSGPLGTFVGVYDGHGGPEAARFVNDKLFPNLKKFASEHQEVSANVIKKAFLATEEEFLSLVREQWGTKPQIASVGTCCLVGVICDGLLYVANAGDSRMVLGRACKLVRGMMAVQLSTEHNASDESVRDELRSLHPNDSQIVVLKHKVWRVKGIIQISRSIGDAYLKNSEFNREPLLPKFRLPEPFEKPILNAEPSLFIHKLNSKDQFLIFASDGLWEHLSNQEAVDMVNNYPRYGIARRLIKAALRIAAKKREMRYSDLKKIDRGVRRHFHDDITVIVVFLDPHLMNRASPGGATCSIKAGGGVTGSTKF; from the exons ATGATTAAACCTTGTTGGAAACCGTCTGTGGAGGGCGATGGAAGTCGTAGAGGTGGTGGGGATGATAATGGACGGAGTAATGGATTGATGTGGTATAAAGATTTAGGATCCCATGTAAGCGGAGAATTTTCAATGGCAGTAATTCAAGCTAATAATCTGGTGGAGGATCATAGTCAACTTGTATCTGGTCCATTGAGTTCACAACAGTCTGGCCCTTTGGGGACATTCGTTGGGGTATATGATGGGCATGGAGGACCAGAGGCAGCTCGGTTTGTAAATGACAAACTCTTCCCAAATCTCAAGA AATTCGCTTCTGAACATCAAGAGGTATCTGCCAATGTTATAAAAAAGGCCTTCTTAGCCACGGAAGAAGAATTCCTATCTCTTGTTAGGGAGCAATGGGGCACTAAGCCGCAGATTGCTTCGGTCGGGACATGCTGTTTGGTTGGGGTCATTTGTGATGGCCTCTTGTATGTAGCCAATGCTGGTGACTCTAGAATGGTATTAGGGAGGGCTTGTAAGCTCGTCAGAGGCATGATGGCAGTACAGTTATCAACAGAGCACAATGCGAGCGATGAATCTGTTAGAGATGAGCTGAGGTCATTACATCCAAATGATTCACAAATTGTGGTTCTAAAACATAAAGTTTGGCGTGTGAAGGGTATCATACAG atatCAAGATCCATCGGTGACGCCTATCTGAAGAATTCAGAATTTAATAGAGAGCCTCTATTACCTAAGTTTAGACTGCCAGAGCCTTTTGAAAAACCAATTCTAAATGCAGAACCATCATTATTTATACACAAACTGAACTCTAAGGATCAGTTTCTCATCTTTGCATCAGATGGTTTGTGGGAGCATCTTAGTAACCAAGAGGCAGTTGATATGGTCAACAATTACCCCCGATAT GGAATTGCGAGGAGACTTATTAAAGCTGCACTTCGAATAGCTGCAAAGAAAAGAGAAATGAGATACTCGGACCTGAAGAAGATTGATAGAGGAGTGAGGAGACATTTTCATGATGACATCACAGTCATCGTTGTCTTTCTGGATCCTCATCTGATGAATAGGGCATCGCCTGGTGGTGCTACATGTAGCATTAAAGCAGGTGGAGGAGTAACTGGTTCTACTAAATTTTAG
- the LOC108225607 gene encoding kinesin-like protein KIN-5D codes for MSASRKRVNMSSSSSQTSRSSDKPARDLRSSKGNSSFKHQQRDGVNVQVVLRCRPLSDEEVKAKTPVAVSCDELKREVTVFQNMGAKQIDKTFVFDKVFDSNCRQKDLYDQIVAPMVNEALEGYNCTIFAYGQTGTGKTYTMQGQGRKDGKGGIHMDAGVIPRAVQHVFDILEAQKADYSIKVSFIELYNEEVTDLLAPAKGLKFSNDKNKKPVALMEYGNGAVFVKGIEEEVVYTADEIFNILEKGTAKMCTAETLVNKQSNRSHALFTVTIHIKECSSEGVELIKCGKLSLVDLAGSENILRSGAKEGRAREAGEINKSLLTLGRVINALVENSGHVPYRDSKLTRLLRDSLGGKTKTCIIATVSPSMHCLDETLCSLDYAHRAKNIKNRPEVNQKVVKSAMIKDLYTKIDRLKQELHVTREKNGIYIPHDCYHSEEAAKKAMAEKLRGMELSLEFKDKQLMELQELYIYQQQVTDSLKDNLEKVQRQLEESEQAFNGLEESCRQANDKVREKDYLIYNVLGSEKALTERALELRADLETATSEISRLFAELEKKNEMENGNKALIQNFHTQLAKQLKILHSAVEVSVKQQQDHFKDIERNTNFFVSEKDKATEELRLQLTKLKDIYGSGFKLLLNLAGELDGSSHSTLKNISSESSRQCSTFEDLITEVSSEANAVLNNLQSSLDSQEQSIASFSEQQHERHSKTYQTTQTVSRTILNFCKMLSTYISKVALIIEEEQKIEDQKLCALKKNYEEYADCEERQLLNMVAELLASSNARKKKLVQTAADDLQECSTIRTNKLQEEISNIQDCTYSAQEECTEYAKKFESQYLEDTTAVDIEKDKMDSGLLLCMKKAKMVSERWNQAYESLLSQQRSNVNSIDSIIKVSTESNQKLHAHLSTVALSTLEEANTANNNSLSYIEYLLGLDHKACQEIKSHTVPCQDDLRDMECAHSQKIVEISEISEKCLIEEYMAEDQSCSTKTNRPLTLPSIASIEDLRTPAFEELLNIFRGSDYSVKQPDRNIDKSTGTTEAAVTTAIKSIDSRYPLTATI; via the exons ATGTCAGCTTCAAGGAAGAGGGTCAATATGAGTTCCTCTTCGTCGCAGACCTCACGGTCTAGTGATAAACCAGCAAGAGATTTACGATCAAGCAAGGGAAACTCAAGTTTTAAGCATCAACAAAGAGACGGAGTAAATGTGCAGGTTGTTCTGCGTTGCAG GCCCTTGAGCGACGAGGAGGTGAAGGCGAAGACGCCTGTGGCTGTTTCTTGTGATGAACTTAAAAGAGAGGTCACAGTGTTTCAGAACATGGGAGCTAAGCAGATTGATAAGACATTTGTGTTTGACAAG GTATTTGATTCGAATTGCAGACAAAAAGACTTATATGATCAGATTGTGGCTCCTATGGTTAATGAAGCTCTCGAGGGCTATAATTGCACTATCTTTGCTTATGGCCAGACTGGAACCGGAAAGACCTACACAATGCAAGGGCAAGGAAGAAAAGATGGG AAGGGCGGAATACATATGGATGCAGGGGTTATTCCAAGAGCTGTTCAGCATGTTTTCGACATTCTTGAAGCTCAAAAGGCTGACTACAGCATAAAAGTGTCGTTTATAGAGCTCTACAATGAGGAAGTAACAGACCTTCTTGCACCAGCCAAGGGGCTGAAATTCTCTAATGACAAAAACAAGAAGCCAGTTGCTCTTATGGAATATGGCAATGGGGCTGTGTTTGTGAAAGGCATCGAGGAGGAGGTCGTGTACACTGCAGAtgaaatattcaatatattggAGAAAGGGACTGCAAAAATGTGCACTGCAGAGACACTTGTTAACAAACAAAGTAACCGCTCTCACGCTTTGTTTACTGTCACAATTCACATAAAGGAATGTAGCTCAGAAGGGGTTGAGCTTATCAAATGTGGAAAACTGAGTCTTGTTGATCTTGCTGGTTCTGAGAATATTTTACGCTCTGGGGCAAAAGAG GGACGAGCAAGGGAAGCTGGTGAAATCAACAAGAGTCTCCTTACGCTTGGTCGAGTCATCAATGCATTAGTTGAGAACTCGGGACATGTTCCATACAG GGATAGCAAATTAACTAGGTTGCTGAGAGATTCTTTAGGAGGAAAAACTAAGACATGCATAATTGCCACAGTATCACCATCTATGCACTGCTTGGATGAGACACTCTGTAGTCTTGATTACGCGCACCGTGCTAAAAACATCAAAAACAGGCCAGAG GTTAATCAGAAGGTGGTGAAATCAGCAATGATCAAAGATCTGTATACAAAGATAGACCGTCTTAAACAAG AATTACATGTTACAAGGGAGAAAAATGGCATCTACATTCCGCATGATTGTTATCACAGTGAAGAAGCTGCAAAGAAG GCGATGGCTGAGAAATTAAGGGGCATGGAGCTTAGTTTAGAGTTTAAAGACAAG CAACTGATGGAGCTTCAGGAGCTCTACATTTATCAGCAACAAGTAACAGATAGCTTAAAAGATAACCTTGAGAAAGTTCAG AGACAACTTGAGGAAAGTGAACAAGCTTTCAATGGTCTCGAAGAAAGTTGCAGACAAGCCAATGATAAAGTTAGAGAGAAGGATTACTTAATATATAATGTCCTTGGTTCTG AAAAAGCTCTTACTGAACGAGCATTAGAGCTTCGAGCTGATCTAGAGACTGCAACATCCGAGATATCCAGATTGTTTGCAGAACTTG AAAAGAAGAACGAGATGGAAAATGGAAATAAAGCTTTAATCCAAAACTTCCATACTCAGTTAGCTAAGCAGCTTAAGATTTTACACAGTGCTGTTGAAGTATCCGTAAAACAACAACAGGATCATTTCAAAGATATTGAAAGGAATACAAATTTTTTCGTCTCAGAGAAGGATAAG GCAACAGAAGAGCTTCGCCTACAACTTACAAAGCTAAAAGATATATATGGATCTGGTTTTAAGCTGCTATTGAATTTAGCTGGTGAACTTGATGGATCTTCTCACTcaaccttaaaaaatataagcTCAGAATCTTCAAGGCAGTGTTCAACTTTTGAAGAT CTAATTACAGAGGTCTCATCAGAGGCCAATGCTGTACTCAACAATTTACAGAGTAGCCTCGATAGTCAAGAGCAAAGTATAGCATCATTTTCAGAACAACAACATGAG CGTCATTCCAAGACTTATCAGACAACTCAAACAGTTTCAAGAACTATATTGAACTTCTGCAAAATGCTAAGCACGTATATCTCTAAAGTGGCGCTAATTATTGAAGAAGAACAAAAGATTGAAGACCAGAAGTTATGTGCTCTTAAAAAGAACTATGAG GAGTATGCTGATTGTGAAGAAAGGCAACTGTTAAACATGGTGGCAGAGCTTttagcaagttcaaatgctagGAAAAAGAAACTG GTTCAAACAGCAGCAGATGACCTTCAGGAATGTTCCACTATAAGAACAAATAAACTTCAAGAGGAAATTTCAAACATCCAAGATTGCACATATTCTGCACAAGAAGAATGTACAGAATATGCAAAGAAATTTGAGAGCCAATACCTCGAAGATACTACTGCAGTGGATATTGAGAAGGATAAGATGGATAGTGGCCTTCTGTTATG CATGAAGAAGGCAAAAATGGTTTCAGAACGATGGAATCAGGCATATGAATCCCTTCTCAGCCAGCAAAGAAGCAATGTCAACTCCATTGATTCCATCATCAA AGTTAGCACGGAATCCAATCAGAAATTGCATGCTCATCTCTCCACGGTTGCACTTTCAACACTTGAGGAAGCCAATACAGCCAACAACAATTCCCTTTCGTACATTGAGT ATTTGCTGGGCCTCGATCATAAAGCATGTCAGGAAATCAAATCACATACAGTTCCTTGTCAAGACGATCTGAGAGACATGGAATGTGCCCATTCTCAAAAGATTGTTGAGATTTCTGAAATTTCAGAGAAATGCCTGATAGAAGAATACATG GCTGAAGATCAATCTTGTTCGACAAAAACCAATAGACCACTCACTCTTCCTAGCATTGCATCTATAGAAGACCTGAGGACTCCTGCATTTGAGGAGCTTCTAAATATCTTCAGAGGAAGTGATTACTCAGTTAAACAACCAGATCGGAACATTGACAAATCAACAGGAACCACGGAGGCAGCTGTTACTACTGCAATCAAATCCATTGACTCCAGATATCCTCTAACTGCTACTATATAG